GATATAAAATAATCTGAATTCCGCAAGAATCGGATTTTTTGAGAACCGCTGTTTTTGAAACTTTGCATTAGTATTTTAAACGATAAACAATGCAAAGATTTACAAACAAATCTGCCTTAATCACAGGCGGAACAAACGGGATGGGATTCGCAACGGCACAACAATTGATCAGGGAAGGCGGAACGGCGATTATTACAGGAAGGAGCGAGGAAACCGTTAACAAGGCATTAAAAGAATTAGGGAAAAATGCTTTCGGAATTGTTTCCGATGTCGGAAATATAAGTGACTTAATGAATCTCCGAAATGAAGTCAAAAAATACACGGAGAATATTGATTTGGTGTTTGCCAATGCAGGTTACGGAAGATTTTCACCGATCGAAAATGTGGACGAAAATCATTTTGATGAATTGTTCAATATGTTGGTAAAAGGTTCTTTTTTCACGGTTCAGCAGATGTTACCGTTGATGAAAAAAGGAAGTTCTGTGATTTTCAATACCTCCGTTGCTACTGAAATTGCGATGCCCAATTTTTCAGTTTATTCTGCGGCAAAATCAGCGGTACAGTCTTTTATCAAAACATTTGCAACGGAATTGACAGAAAGAGGAATCCGGGTAAATGGAATAAGCGCAGGTCACATCAAAACGAATATTTTTAACAATACCGGTCTAAATTCAGAACAAATTGAAGAGGCGGTCAAAAATATTATTCCTACTATACCTTTTAAAAGACAAGGAGAAGCATCAGAAATTGCAAATGCGGTACTTTTCCTGGCATCGGAAGAGGCTTCATATATTCATGGCGCGGAACTGAAAGTGGATGCGGGGATTTCTGTGATAAGATAATAATAAAAAATCTCCTATGTTTACAATATTAAAACATAGGAGATATTTATTTTACTAATAAAAGATTATTTATAATTTAATTCCGCCTCAAAAACATCCGTAAAATGTTTCCTGATTTTAGCTTTAATGTCTTCCATTTCTTCGGGAGTCAAATCTCTTTCAAGTTCTCTTTTTAAAGAAGTGACTTGCTTATCTTTGATTCCACAAGGAATGATGTATTCAAAATAACGCATATCCGTATTCACATTCAAGGCAAAACCATGTAAAGTTACCCAGCGTGAAGCTTTTACACCCATCGCACAGATTTTTCTGGCATATGGTTTTCCGACATCCAGCCAGACTCCCGTTTCTCCTGGTGAGCGTTCTCCTTTTAAACCATATTCTGCAATGGTTCTGATGATCACTTCTTCAAGATTTCGCATGTATTTATGAATATCCGTAAAGAAATTTTCAAGGTCTAAAATCGGGTAGCCCACAATTTGCCCGTATCCATGATACGTAATATCTCCGCCACGGTTTACTTTTACGAAAGTGGCGTCGATTTCCTTTAACTGATCCATTCCGGCCAGCATATTTTCTTCATGTCCGCTTTTTCCCAATGTATAGACATGTGGATGTTCAACTAAAAGAAAATGGTTGGGAGTTGTGCTATGTTCTTCTGCAGGTAAGTCGCGATTCTTTATTTTCGTATCAATAATATCTTTCATCAGTTTTTCCTGATAATCCCAAGCGGGTTGATATTCTTTTATGCCTAAATCTTCGAATTCTACTACTTTATTCTGAATTGTGTTCATACCATTTTTTGAATACACAAATTTAGTGATTTTTATGCTTGTATGGAATGGACAAAATCTATGGTATTTATTCTTGAATCTCTATTTTGTAAAGCTTAATCAGACAGTTTTCAGGATTTGCCTTCTTACTCTTGACAACGTTTCTCTCGACATCCCAAGATAAGAGGCAATCATATGCAGAGGAACTCTGTTGAGCAAATCAGGATGATTTTTAATAAAATGTAAATATTTATCTTCGGGAGTACTGCTGATATTCACCAGCAGCCTGTTATTGATTTCCATTGTTTTTTTTGTTAAAAGTTCCTCAATAAAGATACTGAGTGTAGGAATCTCTTCCCGAAGCTGATGGAAATCATTAAGATTAAATATGAAAATCTCTGAAGGTTCCAGAGTTTCAATATTCAGTTTTGAAGGCGTATTAGTATAGAAACTTTCAGGATCTGTAGTCCAGGACATTTCATTGACAAACTGCAGAATATGCTCACTTCCGTCTTCGGAAATAGAATAATTCCTGAGTAGACCTTTGGCAACAAAAATTTTTAAGTTACAGATATCTCCCTGCCTGCAAATCATTTCCTTACGTGGAAGCGTGATTAATTTACTTTTTTCTACAATTAAATTAAACTTTTCATCCGTTAGATCAGGAAGAACCTTCTGGAAATATTTTTTAAAGATTTCTGACATTTTTAAATAGAAATTATGTTTAAAATTACTCCTTTTTAATGAAACTGTGGTGAAATTGTGTCAAATGACCTATTTTTAAGAATACACTAAAGCTACATTTGTACTAGAAATTTTTAACACAATACATATAATATGAAAGTTTTTGTAACAGGAGCTTCAGGATTTGTAGGCTCTGCAGTCGTAAAAGAATTAATAGCAAACGGACATCAGGTAACAGGATTGGCCCGCTCAGAGGAATCTGCGAAATTTATTTCAGAAGCCGGAGCAGAAGTTCTGATGGGAGATTTGGAAAGTTTTGATATTCTACAGAAAGGAGCGAGAGAAGCAGACGGGGTTATTCACACTGCTTTTATTCATGATTTTTCGGATTACCAAAGTAACGCGCTTAAAGATGAAAAAGCTATCGAAGCCATGGGAGAGGTCCTCAAAGGAACGGATAAGCCTATTGTTGTTACAGGAGGAACACTGGGGTTACCGCTTATTAATGGAAAAATCACTGAAGACAGCAAAGCACCTGCGGAATCGGTCCGGTTTTCTGAAAAAGCTTTTGTGAGTTTGACGGAAGCAGGTGTTAATGCATCTATTGTACGTCTTTCCCCAAGCGTTTATGGGAATTCTGAACATGGTTTCAAAGGAGGTTTTGGCGTGATACTGGCAGAACTGGCAAAAACTAAAGGAACAGCAGCTTATATAGAAGATAGAAATAATGTTTGGCCTACAATTCATCGTCTGGATGCTGCGAAATTGTTTCGTTTAGCGCTCGAGAAAGGAGAAAAAGGAGCAAGATACAATGCTGTTAACAATGATAAGCAGTTATCCATGAAAGAATTTGCAGAATATATAGGTGAAAAGCTAAATATTCCGGTACAATCTTTTTCTAAAGAAGAAGCCTCACAATATTTTACCTGGATGACATATTTTGTACAGGAAAATTGTCCGGCAACAAGTTTGCAAACCCAGGAAAAACTGGGTTGGAAACCTTCCGAGAAAAGCTTTTTTGAGGAATTAGAAAAGTATTTCTTTTAAAAGATAAACAGTCTTATTTCTCAGGGAATAAGACTGCTTTTTTTTAGTTCTTTATATTTTTGATGAAGCTCTGCGCTTTGTCTTTCCAATGTTGATTTTCTAAAAGGATTTTCACAAAAGCTGTTCCGATGATTCCTCCGTCTGCTTTTTCGGTTACGCTTTCAAAATCTTTTTTTGATTTAATTCCAAAACCGATCATGACAGGATTTTTTAAGGGGAGAGAAGCCAGTCGCGAAAGATATTCTTCATTACTCAAAACGGTATTTTCATTTCCGGTGGTTGAGGAAGAGCTTACGGCATATAAAAATCCGGAACTTAAAGAATCCAGATAGAGAATTCTTTCGTCTGAAGTTTCCGGGGTCACCAGAAATGTGAAATTGAGATGGTGTCTTTCTAAAATTTCTTGATAATTTTTCTCAAATTCAATAGGAGGCAAGTCAGGAATAATTAGCCCTGAAACTCCACTTTCAGAACATTCTCTACAGAAGTTTTCAAATCCAAAACTTAAAGCCGGATTGATATAACCCATTAAAATAATCGGAATTTTTATTTCGTCTTTAATGGATTTTAATTGAGAAAATAATTTTTCAATATTCATTCCGTTTTTCAACGCCAGTTCATGAGCCTGAGAAATGATCGGCCCATCTGCAACAGGATCTGAATAAGGCATTCCGATTTCGATCATATCTGCTCCGGAATCCTGAATAGTTTTTATAATATCAGCAGTGTCTTCCAATTGTGGAATGCCTGCGGTAAAGTATATATTTAGTTTTTTCATTTTTTAGAAGTTAGAGGTTAGAAGTTAGAAGTCAGCAGTGAGAAGAATGAATATTGGTTTAAGGTTATTTACCTTTTCATTTGCTTTAAATACGTTTCCATATCTTTATCGCCTCGACCACTCAAACAAACCACAACAACATCATTTTCTTTAAACTGTTTTTTATCTAAAACAGCCAATGCGTGAGCGCTTTCCAGTGCGGGAATAATACCTTCCAGTTTTGTCAGTTCAAATGCAGATTGTAAGGCTTCATCATCATTAATACTAAAAAACTCGGCTCTTTTTTCTTTAAATAAATTGGCGTGAAAAGGCCCGATTCCGGGATAATCCAAACCTGCTGAAATAGAGTGGGGTTCGATGACTTGGCCATCTTCTGTCTGCATCACCAAGCTTTTACTGCCGTGTAAAACACCCAAAGTCCCTAAAAAAGTTGTTGCTGCTGATTTTCCTGAATCTACACCAAAACCTCCAGCTTCTGCTGCAATGATTTTTACACTTTCTTCCTCTACAAAATGATAGAAAGTCCCTGCTGCATTACTTCCGCCACCCACGCAGGCAATGATATAATTAGGATTTTGTCTTCCTGTCTGTTCAAAAAGCTGTTCTTTAATTTCTTTTGAAATAATACTCTGAAAACGGGCAACCAGATCGGGAAAAGGGTGTGGACCGACCACGCTTCCAATCACATAATGTGTTGTTGACGGATTATTGATCCAGTCTCTTAAAGCTTCATTTACAGCATCTTTTAATGTTTTTGAACCTGAAGTTGCGGCTATTACTTCCGCTCCCAGCATTTTCATTCTTGCCACATTCGGGGCTTGTCTCTGAATGTCGATTTCTCCCATATAAACAATACATTCAAGGCCTAACAAAGCACAGGCTGTAGCAGTAGCCACTCCATGTTGCCCGGCTCCGGTTTCCGCAATGATTCTGTTTTTACCCAGACGTTTTGCCAGTAAAACCTGTCCCAAGGCGTTATTGATCTTGTGAGCTCCGGTGTGATTCAGATCTTCTCTTTTTAAGTAGATCTGAGTATGGTATTTCTGACTTAAATTTTTAGCGAAATATAAAGGAGTAGCCCGCCCGACATAGTTTTTTAATAAATCCTGATATTCCTTTTGAAAATCTTCCGATTCAATGATTTTAAGATAGTTTTTCTGTAATTCTTCCACATTAGGATAAAGCATTTCCGGGATGAAAGCTCCGCCAAATTCTCCATAATATCCGTTTTCATCGGGGTTTTTATAATTCATTTCTTTATTCTTTAGTGATTAAATAAGCATTATTCTTATCGCTCAGCTGGCTGAGCTGTTCTTTTCTTTTTGCTGAAACATTAAAAATCAAAATATCATCGTCTTCCGAATTTATCCATTCAGTTCCTATATTTTCTTTTATTGTTTTGGCCTTATCATATAATATTTCAACATTACATTTTTCATAAAACGGACGAAGTTCCTGATGACAAAACCCAATAGTCTCTATATTATTGCTGACCACATAGTCCCTGAAATACTCAACAAGCTTAGCTCCATATCCTTTTTTCTTCTGAGCTGCGACAAGCCCGACAGCTTCTGCAAATGGCAGCTGTGTTCCTGAAATTTCCAATACGAAATCGTAATTAACACGAATGAGAGACAGGATATTTTTATCAGCATCCAAGAGAAAGTGAAATGCTGAATTTTTGAAAAATGTGCGAAAATAATCAGATTTCATTGAGTTCCAGGATGAAATATCCCAGAGCTGAAGAATATGCTCAATTTCCGTTTCAGTTAATTCAGTGATCTGTTTTACTTCATATTTCATATTAGTAAATATTTTTTGCTTTTTGGTATGTTTTTATTAACTCCTGTTTAGGAATTCTTTATGTTAAGGAAGATATAAATCTTTGTATTTTGCTGATGTCTTTATTGCCAGGTTCTGTTTCAAACTTTGAATTGATGTCCAGAGCAAATGGTTTCTGCTTAAGATGCTTAATGTTTTCTATGTTGTCTTCTGAAATACCACCGCTCAGCAAATAGGGAAGTGGGATTTCCACTGTGTTTAAAATATTCCAGTCAAACTGTTTTCCAGTTCCGCCAAATGCTTTGCTGTCTGTATCAAATAAGAAATAGTTGATAATTGAGAGGTTCTGGTTGATAGATTTTTGTAATTCATTGGCAGATTGATTTCCTATTCTGATTACTTGAATGATTTTAATCTCTGGGTTGATTTTTTGTTTTAGTTTAACAATAAAGTCCGCACTTTCATCTCCGTGAAGCTGGATGAAATTTAAATCTGCTTTTTCGGATATTTCAATAATTCTTTCAGCAGTTTCATTGACAAATACACCAACCTTTCCATGATGCTGAATTTTTGAAATTTCTTTTAAATTCAAATGATTCAAAACATATCGTGGTGATTTTTCATAGAAAATAAAGCCCAGAAAGTCTATGTTCAAAGAAATCAATTCCTGAACCTGATCTAATCTTGTTAAACCGCAAACTTTGATTTTAGCCATTATGCAATTTTATATATTGGAAATAAATTCTTCAAATGCTTGAGCAGGATTTGTATTTTTCATAAAATATTCACCCATTAAAAAGCCATCAAATCCTTTTTCTTTTAAATAAAAATAATCCTGAATGTTGTAAATACCACTTTCTGCTACAGATAAGACGTTTTCGGGGAGCAGATTTTTCAAATGAACTGAATGTTGCAGATCAACTTTAAAATCTTTTAAGTTCCGGTTGTTAATTCCCACCAGGTCAATGCTTGAGTTATAATGTCCTAGTTCATCTTCCGTATGGATTTCCAACAATACTTCCAGTCCCAATTCATGAGAGAGCTCCGTAAATTCCAACGTCTGTTGTGGGGAAAGGCAAGCTGCAATAAGCAATACGACATCGGCTCCCATACTTTTTGCTTCATAAAACTGATACTCATCAATCATAAAATCTTTTCGCAAAATGGGAATATGGATGTGATTTCTCACATTTAAAATATCTTCAAAGCTTCCCCCAAAAAAGTCTTTATCCGTTAAGATTGAAATTCCGCTTGCCCCTAACTTTTCGTACGCAGAAACAACTTCTAATGGCGAAACTTTATCATTAATTATTCCTTTGGAAGGAGATTGTCTTTTAAATTCGGCAATAATTCCGGATTTTGATTTTATGGTTTCTTTTAAAGAATAGGTTTCTCTTCCGAAAAATTCTGAATCTTTCAGCTGCTGTAAGGAAATTTTTGATTTTGAATCCGAAATTTCCTGTTTTTTTCTTTCTATTATTTTGTCAAGAATTGTCATTATGTTTAATTTTCAATCTGTCATTTCGAACGCAATGAAATGAAGTGAGAAATCTATTCTTAGCTTACTTAGTCCTTCATTTGAACGATAGAGATATAATTTATAGCTTGTGATTATTCAATCGAATTATTTAAAAAATCCCAATTCTGATTAAAAGTATTTACTAATTTATCTTTTTTTATTCTGGAATAACCTTTAATTTGTTTTTCTCTTGCAATTGCATGTAAACGTAATAGTTATGAGTTCCAAAATTTTTCATTTGTTTGTGTTAGATTCTTCACTTTACTGCGTTCCGTTCTGAATGATAATTAAAGTTATTAGTTTATCAAAGAGTCCAAGCTGTTCAATGCTTTACCACTAAACAAACTTTCTTTCGCCAAATTCAAACAATTCTCATAGTTTCCAAACTTACTGGTATGATGCAATGCAACTGCGGCATTGGCCAAAACAACTGCATTTTGCGATTCTGTACCCTTTCCTTCCAAAATATTTCTGAAAATTTTTGCGGTCTCCGGCGTGTTTTTGCCCGCTTCTATACTTTGAGGAGTAACGGCTGCAAAACCAAGTTCTTCCGGTGAATAGATTTTTTCTCCTTCTTTTGTAATAATCTTGCTGTCCTGTGTTAAGCTTATTTCGTCATAACCATCCATTCCGTGAACCAAAACGAAATCTTTTTCATCTTTTTGCAGCAGATACTGATATATTCTTGCAATTTCCAGATTGTACGTTCCAATCATGGAATATTTGGGTTTTGCAGGATTTACTAAAGGACCTAATAAGTTGAAAAATGTTCTCAGGCCTAAAGATTTTCTCAAGCTTACCACAGATTTTAAGGCAGGATGAAAGTAAGGGGCGTGTAAAAAGCAGATATTGACGTTCTGTAATTCATCATTTAATTCTTCTGAATTGGTTTTAAACTGATACCCCAATTCTTCCAAAAGATTGGATGCTCCGGTAATTGTTGAAGCTCCATAATTTCCGTGTTTAATTACTTTTTGCCCTGTTCCTGCAATCACGAAACTTGCTAACGTAGAAATATTGATCGTATTTTTTCCGTCGCCGCCGGTCCCAACAACATCAATGGCGTCACTTGCATCCAGATCTACAGGAATAGCCATTTGTAATAATGCTTCCCTAAAGCCTTCCAGCTCCGGTAATGTGATGTTTCGCATCAGAAAAATACTTATAAAGGCAGTAACTTCTGTTGCATTGAACTTATTTTGGGCAATCTCAATCATGATGGCTTTTGCCTCAGATTTGGACAAAGTATGGTGATTGAAAAGATATTGCAGAATTTCTTTCATATTATTTAATTCAAAAGAAAGTTTTTAATGATGGTTTCTCCATCCGGTGTTAAAATACTTTCAGGGTGATACTGAACACCGTGAACATCATAGGTTCTGTGTTGTAAACTCATAATCATTCCTTTACTGTCTGTACTGGTAATTTCCAGCTCTTCGGGGAAATTTTCGGGATTAACTGCCCAACTGTGATATCTTCCGACTTCCAGAGTCTGTGGCAAATCATTAAAAAGTTTATGTTCACTGGTTTGGATGGCTTCTGTAGCAACACCGTGATAAATTTCGCTAAGATTAATTAAGGTTCCTCCAAAAGCTTCTGCAATTGCCTGTTGACCAAGACAAACGCCTAAAATACTCTTTGTGGAAGCATATTCTTTAATGACATCCAGTAAAATTCCGGCTTCTTCAGGAATTCCCGGACCGGGCGAAAGAATAATCTTATCATATTTTTCAATTTCTTCCAGCTTAATTTCATCATTTCTTACCACATCAACTTTTGTATTCAAAATTCTTTCGATCATTTGAACCAAATTATAAGTAAAGCTGTCGTAATTATCGAAGACTAATATTTTCATTGTGGATAGTTTATAAGTTTGTAGATCTTTGAATTGTTATATTTTTTCTGCCTTTTCGATGGCCTTTTTCAGAGCATTAAGCTTGTTATTTACTTCCTGGAGCTCACTTTCAGCATTGGATTTGGCTACTATTCCGGCTCCAGCCTGGTAATATAACGTGTTGTTTTTGCTTAAAAAAGTACGGATCATGATAGCCTGATTACAGCTTCCGTTTAAGCCAACCATTCCGATGCAGCCTCCGTAATAACCTCTCGAATCTTTTTCGTAGGTATTTATTAGCTGAAGAGCTTTATGTTTAGGTGCTCCGCTTAAAGTGCCCTGAGGAAAAGTGGTGGCAACCATTTCATAAGGATTAGTGTTTTCTTCTAATTCTGTTGTCACTTCACTTACCATGTGAATCACATGAGAAAAAAGCTGTATTTCTTTGAGTTTGGTAACGGTTACATTTTTTCCTAGTTTTCCTAAATCATTTCTGGCTAAATCTACCAACATGGTATGTTCTGCATTTTCTTTCGGATCGTTTTTTAGTGATTCAATAGACTGTAGATCGGTCTCAAAATGCCCTGTTCTTTTAAAAGTTCCGGCAATTGGATGAATGATGGCTTTATTATCTTTAATAATGAGCTGACTTTCCGGGCTTGATCCGAAGAGTTTATAATCTCCATAATCAAAAAAGAATAGGTAAGGAGAGGGATTAATATTTCGTAGCGCTCGATATACATTGAATTCATCTCCTTTGAATTTTTGTTCGAATCTTCTGCTTAGAACCAATTGGAAAACATCTCCTCTCATACAGTGTTTCTGGGCTGTTTTTACCAATTCGATATATTCTTCATCGGTAATATTCGAAGTTTCTTCTGCTGTTTTTTCAAAAGGATAAATAACCGAATTCTGATTTTTGATCAGACTTTCTAAGAGATATAGCTCAGATTTTAAATTTTTAATCTGATTTTCAATAATGTGCATTTCATCGTTGTAATGATTGATTGCAATAACATATTGATAAAGTCTGTAACGCAGAATCGGAATTTCTACTTCCTTACTTTGAGCTTTAAATGTAAGGTTTTCGAAAAATTGTACGGCTTCAAAACTGGTATATCCAAAAAGGCTCTGGGCGGTTTCTTCTATAGAATCCTTAGTGCCGCTGCAAATAAAAGACTTTGAAAATTGATTTAAGAGATCCGGAACAGAATGATCTGCTAAAAGATGCTTCTCAGGGCTCTCACCCGGGAATTTGATTTCAAATTCTTTAAGATTCTTAATTTCTATGCCTGCAATCGCATTAATGGCAATGAATGAGAAATTATGATCCATATTTTTAGAATCCGAGCTTTCCAAAAGGATCGTATCACGAAACTGATCTCTTATTTTCAGATAGATGTTCATGGGAGTCTGCAGATCTCCCAGCATTTTTTTTGAGGTGGTTTTTATGTTGATGTTTTGTTTGAACATTGGTAGTGTTTTAATTTTTAGCAATAAAAAAAGACTTTAACGAAATCGTCAAAGTCTCTGTATATTTTCTATAATATTCCGGCTGTCAATTAACAACAAGAGTATAGCTTCAGACCCGACGAGGAGTTTGAATGCCACCACCAAAATTTGTTGTTTGAATTAATCATGATGCAAATGTAGATAATTTTTTAAAATGAAAAATAAAAATTGATAAAATTTTATTGCAATGTATGTCAAAGGCTGAAATAAAAAAACTTCCTTTACGGAAGTTTTTTTATTATTTTAAAATTGAAGTCATTTCGGGGTGGTTATACTGAACTGCAAACTCTTTTGCTGTTTCTCCTTTTTCGTTCTTTGTATTTTTATTAGCTCCTTTTTTCAGAAGAAGTTTTGCAAAATCCAATTTACCATATCTCGCAGCAACCATTAGTGGAGTCTGATTACCACATTCTTTGTTAAGATCCGCTTCATTGTTTAATAAATACTCCAGAATATTCTTTTTATCATGTTTTACACTTAAAGAAAGCAAACTGTATGAACTCTCTTTTATTGCAAAACACTTATTATAATTGTCTTTTGGGAAAGCTGCTTTAAAAGTATCTACATTGTCAGACTGAAAAGCAATCATCTGCTGTTTCGAAATTTCCTGTGCAGAAACCAAGTTAGCAAAAAGAAGTCCCAAAAAAACGAAAGTTGTAGAGATTATTTTTTTCATAAAGCTTATTTTAAATAATATACAAAGCTAAATTATTTTTTTGATAGATTTAGCAAAAATGTACAAGTTTTTTGAATCTTATCCCTGTTAGAACAAATAAAATGTTGATTTTCTTAAATATTTAGAAAAACTACTTCTTAGCATTCAGCTCTTTTTTCAACTGTTCAGCTTTGTTTCTGTATTCCTGATTGTCATACGTTTTCAAATAGTCTTCCAAAGCATTGAGGTATTCCCGGATAAAATCTTTATTGGTAGGATCTGTTTCGTACTTTATTTTCGCGGTATTGATCGGCCTTATTTTTTCGTATTCCTGCAATTGTTTTCCTTCTTTAGACTGGTAATAAAGAATAACAATATTTTTTTCATACCCGGGAATGTACTTTACCGGGAATTCCTGTTCTGTTCTTGGGATTCTTATTGCATTTTCAATAGGATATATGGCAGCCGAAGTTGTTGAAAAATAAGTATCTACATATTTTCCGTCCTGCTTTTTTACAATAGCTTCATAATCATGAATATACTGATCATTAAGTGTCGAATTGGTCTCTATATCGGATGTAATAATGGCGGTGCTTTCTACACCATATTGATTTAAAAACCAGGCATTGGTAAATTGACCTCCAATTCCGTTAACGATTGAAAACGGGAGGATTAAAATAAGCCACCATGCTTTTTTAGTTAAATAAGCAATAATTCCGAAGAACAAAATAAAGATAATCACTGCATAAAAGCCGTGGTGACTTAAGAAAAATAAGATTTTTGAAATGATAATCATAATTTTCAGGTTTATACAAAAATACAATTTCTGATTATAATGATTAAAAAGTATTTTATACGCTACACAAGCAATATTTTTTATATTTTTGTCTAAATTTTATAGGAAAAATAATGAAAAAAGTATTAGCAATCGCATTTATCGGAGGTTTATTGGCAGTTAGTTGTTCAAAAAAGCCTAATCATGATTTACAAGACAGCAACACGATGTTACCGGAGCCGGATGCACCAACTGTAGTAGATTCTACCGCCAAAAAAACTGAATCAGTAGATGTAAATGCTGCTGTATCAGTTCCTGCAAATGAAGCAAAAGCAGATACTCTTACGAAAAAATAATGAAGAAATTAGTATTGGCAGGATGTTTGGGTATGCTGATGTTTTCCTGTACTAAAAAAGAACAGGCTTCAGTTTCAGAAACTTCTGCAGAACCAGTAGCAACAACTAATGCTCATCTTTCCGGAAACCAGATTATTGAAACATTAGATTGCTCCGGTTGTCACTCGGTAAGTGAAAGAATGATTGGCCCGTCATATCAGGAAATAGCAGATAAGTATTCTGAAAAAGATATGGATGCTTTGGCTACAAAAATCATAGAAGGAGGAAGTGGAGTTTGGGGAAATGTGCCTATGCAGCCTCATTCTCAGGTGTCTAGAGAAGATGCGAAAAAAATGGTAAGTTATATTTTGTCACTCAAAAAGAAATAACATCCATTTAAAAATATTTTAGAGACAGCATAATTCTGCTGTCTTTTTTTATGGAAAAATCACTAAATTTGTACGCTTTTAGAAAAAATAAAAAATGCAATTATCAGAACAGGAAATCATTAGAAGAGAAAAGCTGAATAAGCTTGTTGAAATGGGAATCAACGCATTCCCGGCAGATGAATATGTAATTACAGATACTACGGAATCTATAAAACAGAATTTTTCTGAAAGTAAACAGGTGAAGATTGCAGGAAGATTGATGTCCCGAAGAATTCAGGGGAAAGCATCTTTTGCGGAACTACAGGATTCTACAGGTAAAATTCAAGTCTATTTTAACAGAGATGAGATCTGTACTGGTGAGGATAAAACTTTATATAA
Above is a genomic segment from Chryseobacterium geocarposphaerae containing:
- a CDS encoding phosphoribosylanthranilate isomerase; the encoded protein is MAKIKVCGLTRLDQVQELISLNIDFLGFIFYEKSPRYVLNHLNLKEISKIQHHGKVGVFVNETAERIIEISEKADLNFIQLHGDESADFIVKLKQKINPEIKIIQVIRIGNQSANELQKSINQNLSIINYFLFDTDSKAFGGTGKQFDWNILNTVEIPLPYLLSGGISEDNIENIKHLKQKPFALDINSKFETEPGNKDISKIQRFISSLT
- a CDS encoding Crp/Fnr family transcriptional regulator, with amino-acid sequence MSEIFKKYFQKVLPDLTDEKFNLIVEKSKLITLPRKEMICRQGDICNLKIFVAKGLLRNYSISEDGSEHILQFVNEMSWTTDPESFYTNTPSKLNIETLEPSEIFIFNLNDFHQLREEIPTLSIFIEELLTKKTMEINNRLLVNISSTPEDKYLHFIKNHPDLLNRVPLHMIASYLGMSRETLSRVRRQILKTV
- a CDS encoding GNAT family N-acetyltransferase translates to MKYEVKQITELTETEIEHILQLWDISSWNSMKSDYFRTFFKNSAFHFLLDADKNILSLIRVNYDFVLEISGTQLPFAEAVGLVAAQKKKGYGAKLVEYFRDYVVSNNIETIGFCHQELRPFYEKCNVEILYDKAKTIKENIGTEWINSEDDDILIFNVSAKRKEQLSQLSDKNNAYLITKE
- a CDS encoding SDR family oxidoreductase, with the translated sequence MKVFVTGASGFVGSAVVKELIANGHQVTGLARSEESAKFISEAGAEVLMGDLESFDILQKGAREADGVIHTAFIHDFSDYQSNALKDEKAIEAMGEVLKGTDKPIVVTGGTLGLPLINGKITEDSKAPAESVRFSEKAFVSLTEAGVNASIVRLSPSVYGNSEHGFKGGFGVILAELAKTKGTAAYIEDRNNVWPTIHRLDAAKLFRLALEKGEKGARYNAVNNDKQLSMKEFAEYIGEKLNIPVQSFSKEEASQYFTWMTYFVQENCPATSLQTQEKLGWKPSEKSFFEELEKYFF
- the lipB gene encoding lipoyl(octanoyl) transferase LipB; this encodes MNTIQNKVVEFEDLGIKEYQPAWDYQEKLMKDIIDTKIKNRDLPAEEHSTTPNHFLLVEHPHVYTLGKSGHEENMLAGMDQLKEIDATFVKVNRGGDITYHGYGQIVGYPILDLENFFTDIHKYMRNLEEVIIRTIAEYGLKGERSPGETGVWLDVGKPYARKICAMGVKASRWVTLHGFALNVNTDMRYFEYIIPCGIKDKQVTSLKRELERDLTPEEMEDIKAKIRKHFTDVFEAELNYK
- the trpB gene encoding tryptophan synthase subunit beta; translation: MNYKNPDENGYYGEFGGAFIPEMLYPNVEELQKNYLKIIESEDFQKEYQDLLKNYVGRATPLYFAKNLSQKYHTQIYLKREDLNHTGAHKINNALGQVLLAKRLGKNRIIAETGAGQHGVATATACALLGLECIVYMGEIDIQRQAPNVARMKMLGAEVIAATSGSKTLKDAVNEALRDWINNPSTTHYVIGSVVGPHPFPDLVARFQSIISKEIKEQLFEQTGRQNPNYIIACVGGGSNAAGTFYHFVEEESVKIIAAEAGGFGVDSGKSAATTFLGTLGVLHGSKSLVMQTEDGQVIEPHSISAGLDYPGIGPFHANLFKEKRAEFFSINDDEALQSAFELTKLEGIIPALESAHALAVLDKKQFKENDVVVVCLSGRGDKDMETYLKQMKR
- a CDS encoding SDR family oxidoreductase, which translates into the protein MQRFTNKSALITGGTNGMGFATAQQLIREGGTAIITGRSEETVNKALKELGKNAFGIVSDVGNISDLMNLRNEVKKYTENIDLVFANAGYGRFSPIENVDENHFDELFNMLVKGSFFTVQQMLPLMKKGSSVIFNTSVATEIAMPNFSVYSAAKSAVQSFIKTFATELTERGIRVNGISAGHIKTNIFNNTGLNSEQIEEAVKNIIPTIPFKRQGEASEIANAVLFLASEEASYIHGAELKVDAGISVIR
- the trpA gene encoding tryptophan synthase subunit alpha, with product MKKLNIYFTAGIPQLEDTADIIKTIQDSGADMIEIGMPYSDPVADGPIISQAHELALKNGMNIEKLFSQLKSIKDEIKIPIILMGYINPALSFGFENFCRECSESGVSGLIIPDLPPIEFEKNYQEILERHHLNFTFLVTPETSDERILYLDSLSSGFLYAVSSSSTTGNENTVLSNEEYLSRLASLPLKNPVMIGFGIKSKKDFESVTEKADGGIIGTAFVKILLENQHWKDKAQSFIKNIKN